From the Primulina tabacum isolate GXHZ01 chromosome 3, ASM2559414v2, whole genome shotgun sequence genome, one window contains:
- the LOC142539911 gene encoding uncharacterized protein LOC142539911 codes for MARRSSGGRSARPAPRPAPARNPPQPVNRAPPPAPLQSSSGGSMLGGIGSTIAQGMAFGTGSAVAHRAVDAVMGPRTIQHETVVSEAATLPASSSMGGSDACTVHSKAFQDCVNNFGSDISKCQFYMDMLAECRRSSGSMMSS; via the exons ATGGCTCGCCGTAGCTCCGGAG GAAGATCTGCTCGTCCGGCTCCTCGTCCGGCTCCAGCTCGGAACCCACCTCAACCAG TGAATCGTGCTCCTCCACCAGCTCCTCTTCAAAGTAGTTCTGGTGGATCCATGCTTGGAGGCATTGGTTCAACAATAGCCCAAG GTATGGCATTTGGTACTGGAAGTGCAGTTGCACACAGGGCTGTCGATGCTGTTATGGGTCCTCGCACAATTCAGCATGAAACAGTAGTCTCTGAGGCTGCTACACTACCAGCATCCTCCAGCATGGGCGGCTCTGATGCTTGCACCGTGCACTCAAAGGCATTCCAGGAT TGCGTCAATAACTTTGGAAGCGACATCAGCAAATGCCAGTTCTATATGGATATGTTGGCTGAGTGCAGGAGAAGCTCAGGCTCCATGATGAGTTCCTAA
- the LOC142539914 gene encoding uncharacterized protein LOC142539914 isoform X1 has translation MGEYAEFVAVEEFRVLPIPSGVSLVDAAALPLASQLTVYALSKLTNVTAGKRVLMHGAASGIGTIALQYAKHVVCQVFAVAEKEEELHLCKKLGAEVCINYKEQDFCKRAKAETGEKDNWGVCKVFKMLSVR, from the exons ATGGGGGAGTATGCAGAGTTTGTAGCGGTTGAAGAATTTCGTGTTCTGCCAATTCCTTCAGGCGTTTCCCTTGTTGATGCCGCAGCATTGCCTCTAGCATCACAGTTAACTGTCTATGCTCTATCAAAGTTGACCAATGTCACCGCTGGCAAAAGAGTCTTG ATGCATGGGGCTGCCTCTGGGATTGGCACAATTGCTCTTCAATATGCTAAGCATGTTGTTTGCCAAGTATTTGCGGTAGCTG AGAAAGAAGAAGAGCTGCACCTTTGCAAAAAGCTAGGAGCAGAAGTCTGCATCAACTACAAAGAACAGGACTTTTGCAAGCGTGCGAAGGCTGAAACGGGAGAAAAAG ATAACTGGGGAGTTTGTAAGGTGTTCAAGATGCTCTCAGTAAGGTAA
- the LOC142539914 gene encoding uncharacterized protein LOC142539914 isoform X2, translating to MGEYAEFVAVEEFRVLPIPSGVSLVDAAALPLASQLTVYALSKLTNVTAGKRVLMHGAASGIGTIALQYAKHVVCQVFAVAEELHLCKKLGAEVCINYKEQDFCKRAKAETGEKDNWGVCKVFKMLSVR from the exons ATGGGGGAGTATGCAGAGTTTGTAGCGGTTGAAGAATTTCGTGTTCTGCCAATTCCTTCAGGCGTTTCCCTTGTTGATGCCGCAGCATTGCCTCTAGCATCACAGTTAACTGTCTATGCTCTATCAAAGTTGACCAATGTCACCGCTGGCAAAAGAGTCTTG ATGCATGGGGCTGCCTCTGGGATTGGCACAATTGCTCTTCAATATGCTAAGCATGTTGTTTGCCAAGTATTTGCGGTAGCTG AAGAGCTGCACCTTTGCAAAAAGCTAGGAGCAGAAGTCTGCATCAACTACAAAGAACAGGACTTTTGCAAGCGTGCGAAGGCTGAAACGGGAGAAAAAG ATAACTGGGGAGTTTGTAAGGTGTTCAAGATGCTCTCAGTAAGGTAA
- the LOC142538234 gene encoding methylmalonate-semialdehyde dehydrogenase [acylating], mitochondrial-like, with translation NLIGGSFVDSHSSDSIDVINPATQEVVSQVPLTTKDEFKSAVFAAKQAFPSWRNTPITTRQRVMLKFQDVICKNMDKLALNITKEQAKTLKDAQGDVFRGLEVVEHACGMATLQMGEYVSNVSNGIDTYSIREPLGVCSGICPFNFPAMIPLWMFPVAVTCGNTSVLKPSEKDPGASMILAELAMEAGLPDGVLNIVEKNIML, from the exons AATCTTATTGGAGGAAGCTTTGTAgattcacattcatctgactcCATTGATGTCATAAACCCG GCAACACAAGAAGTAGTATCACAAGTACCTCTAACAACAAAGGACGAGTTCAAGTCTGCTGTTTTTGCAGCCAAACAAGCATTTCCATCATGGAGGAACACCCCAATAACAACAAGACAACGCGTAATGTTAAAGTTCCAAGATGTTATTTGTAAGAACATG GATAAGCTTGCTTTGAACATTACCAAGGAACAAGCTAAAACATTGAAAGATGCTCAAGGTGACGTGTTCCGTGGTCTAG AGGTGGTGGAACATGCGTGTGGAATGGCCACTCTCCAGATGGGAGAGTATGTTTCCAACGTGTCAAACGGAATAGATACCTACAGCATTAGAGAACCACTTGGTGTTTGTTCTGGGATTTGCCCCTTCAACTTCCCTGCAATGATTCCCTTATGG ATGTTTCCGGTTGCAGTGACGTGTGGAAATACTTCTGTTCTTAAGCCATCTGAAAAAGATCCAG GGGCTTCTATGATCCTTGCAGAGTTGGCTATGGAGGCTGGTTTGCCCGATGGTGTCCTTAACATTGTTGAAAAAAACATAATGCTTTAA